One genomic window of Myxococcus guangdongensis includes the following:
- a CDS encoding imm11 family protein, whose product MTTLALERNPVAHATWAIPASGTRNPGCGRWLATRFVRCIDDKASKEVQYWMPEDERPEKIGHYRGVIDLRIDRAQVGNAKVFRTWGWSVALIVSEDIKAALGAAKITGARFEEV is encoded by the coding sequence ATGACGACCCTCGCGCTTGAGCGTAATCCCGTGGCCCACGCGACTTGGGCGATTCCCGCCTCCGGTACACGCAATCCCGGATGCGGACGGTGGCTGGCCACAAGGTTCGTTCGCTGCATCGACGACAAGGCATCCAAAGAGGTCCAGTACTGGATGCCGGAAGATGAGCGACCCGAGAAGATCGGTCACTACAGGGGCGTCATCGACCTGAGGATCGACCGCGCGCAGGTGGGCAACGCCAAGGTGTTCCGGACCTGGGGATGGTCGGTCGCGCTCATCGTCTCCGAGGACATCAAGGCGGCCCTCGGGGCCGCGAAGATCACGGGCGCTCGATTCGAGGAGGTCTAG
- a CDS encoding threonine aldolase family protein — translation MSHHRFSRSEFLALTRLLAGSALLAPVVSHAAAPAKPQPSKPPPSPPSRAEVDAIRRACRGSVTGTLNRDPAAELIATGEWMRKQGAGSDFYGQGELVESFEKKLATLLGFPAGCYMPTGTMAQLIALRIYADARGNRNVGLHPTSHHVLHEDSSHVVLHHLRDVILSPWTRPLLARDIQRSPDTLGTVSVELPVRWLGGQLQTWEQLEELKSTCREKNVKLHMDGARLWECQPFYDRPLADICRGFDSVYVSLYKRLGALGGAMLVGGEDFIREARVWRHRHGGNLYHHYPYVASAAMRLDDAIKGLPALFRRTKTLSEALAADPRLTVQPRPIQTNMFRVYVRGDSQALSLRALALAKESRIWMGGFAPTRVPGIAETDFEVTEGLNDLTDAEIVHVYRRLLDEAS, via the coding sequence ATGTCCCATCACCGCTTCAGCCGAAGTGAGTTCCTCGCGTTGACCCGCTTGCTCGCGGGGAGCGCGCTGCTCGCCCCCGTCGTCTCACACGCCGCTGCCCCCGCGAAACCCCAGCCCTCGAAGCCCCCGCCCTCCCCACCGTCCCGTGCCGAGGTCGACGCCATCCGCCGCGCCTGTCGCGGCTCCGTCACCGGCACCCTCAACCGCGACCCCGCCGCGGAGCTCATCGCCACCGGCGAATGGATGCGCAAACAGGGCGCCGGCAGCGACTTCTACGGACAGGGCGAGCTGGTCGAGTCCTTCGAGAAGAAGCTCGCGACACTGCTCGGGTTCCCAGCCGGCTGTTACATGCCCACCGGCACCATGGCCCAGCTCATCGCGCTCCGCATCTACGCGGATGCGCGCGGCAACCGGAACGTCGGCCTCCACCCGACCTCGCACCACGTGCTCCACGAGGACAGCAGCCACGTCGTCCTCCACCACCTGCGCGACGTCATCCTCTCTCCCTGGACGCGTCCGCTCCTCGCCCGCGACATCCAGCGCTCACCGGACACCCTCGGGACCGTCAGCGTCGAGCTCCCCGTGCGCTGGCTGGGGGGCCAGCTCCAGACCTGGGAACAACTCGAGGAGCTCAAGAGCACCTGTCGCGAGAAGAACGTGAAGCTGCACATGGACGGCGCCCGCCTGTGGGAGTGCCAGCCCTTCTACGACCGCCCCCTCGCCGACATCTGCCGAGGCTTCGACTCCGTCTACGTCTCGCTCTACAAGCGCCTCGGCGCGCTGGGCGGAGCCATGCTCGTGGGCGGCGAGGACTTCATCCGCGAAGCCCGCGTGTGGCGGCACCGACACGGCGGCAACCTCTACCACCACTACCCCTACGTCGCCTCGGCGGCCATGCGCCTCGATGACGCCATCAAGGGCCTGCCCGCGCTGTTCCGCCGCACGAAGACCTTGAGCGAAGCCCTGGCCGCGGACCCTCGGCTCACCGTCCAGCCCCGTCCCATCCAGACGAACATGTTCCGCGTCTACGTCCGAGGCGACTCCCAGGCCCTCTCACTCCGCGCCCTCGCCCTCGCGAAGGAGTCGCGCATCTGGATGGGAGGCTTCGCCCCCACGCGAGTGCCCGGCATCGCCGAAACCGACTTCGAGGTCACCGAGGGACTCAACGACCTCACCGACGCGGAGATCGTCCACGTCTATCGCCGTCTCCTCGACGAGGCCTCGTGA
- a CDS encoding MFS transporter: MSETAAPALSVFRHRDFRLYQIARLCAVLAMQVESVAIGWQVYEVTGSALALGYTGLSQFVPFLCFCLIGGQVADRFDRRKILAICQGVMLLCSLALLSFSLGHIRDVRFVYGVLVLFGTARAFYAPAGSALTPHLVPKEELTRAVAVNSTTWQVATIAGPAVGGVLYGWAGPTGAYLGSATLCALTVVWILSLKVRTGRASSAPLSFSTLVAGLGFVRRQRMLLGSITLDLFAVLLGGAVALLPIYARDVLHTGPWGLGLLRCAPAAGAALVAVVLAMRPLGGRAGVKMFVAVAIFGGATLVFGMSRSLPLSLLALAVAGAADMVSVVVRHTLELMATPDEMRGRVGAVNMMCIGASNELGEFRAGWLAEHVGAVPAVVTGAVGTLAIVVLWAWGFPELRRVDRLETAARGAQPEPREAEAPASQAG, translated from the coding sequence ATGTCCGAAACCGCCGCCCCTGCCCTCTCCGTCTTCCGTCATCGGGATTTCCGCCTCTACCAGATCGCCCGGCTCTGCGCGGTGCTCGCCATGCAGGTCGAGTCGGTGGCCATCGGCTGGCAGGTGTACGAGGTGACGGGGAGCGCGCTGGCGCTCGGGTACACGGGGCTCTCCCAGTTCGTGCCCTTCCTGTGCTTCTGCCTGATTGGTGGACAGGTCGCGGACCGGTTCGACCGACGGAAGATCCTGGCCATCTGTCAGGGCGTGATGCTGCTGTGCAGCCTGGCGCTGCTGTCGTTCTCGCTGGGGCACATCCGGGATGTCCGCTTCGTGTACGGCGTGCTGGTGCTGTTCGGCACGGCGCGCGCGTTCTATGCGCCGGCGGGCTCGGCGCTGACGCCGCACCTGGTTCCGAAGGAGGAGCTGACGCGCGCGGTGGCGGTGAACTCCACCACGTGGCAGGTGGCCACCATCGCGGGCCCGGCCGTCGGCGGTGTGCTCTATGGGTGGGCGGGACCGACGGGCGCTTATCTGGGCTCGGCCACGCTGTGCGCGCTGACGGTGGTGTGGATCCTCTCGTTGAAGGTGCGGACGGGGCGGGCCTCGTCGGCGCCCCTGTCTTTCTCCACGCTGGTGGCGGGGCTGGGGTTCGTGCGTCGGCAGCGGATGTTGCTGGGGAGCATCACGCTGGACCTGTTCGCGGTGCTGCTGGGCGGCGCGGTGGCGCTGTTGCCCATCTATGCGCGAGACGTGCTCCACACGGGCCCGTGGGGGCTGGGGCTCTTGCGGTGTGCTCCGGCGGCGGGCGCGGCGTTGGTGGCGGTGGTGCTGGCGATGCGTCCGCTGGGAGGCCGGGCGGGCGTGAAGATGTTCGTGGCGGTGGCCATCTTCGGCGGGGCGACGCTGGTGTTCGGGATGAGCCGCTCGCTGCCGTTGTCGCTGCTCGCGCTGGCGGTGGCCGGCGCGGCGGACATGGTGAGCGTGGTGGTGCGTCACACGCTGGAGTTGATGGCCACGCCGGATGAGATGCGCGGTCGGGTGGGCGCGGTGAACATGATGTGCATCGGCGCCTCGAACGAGCTGGGTGAGTTCCGCGCGGGGTGGCTCGCGGAGCACGTGGGCGCGGTGCCCGCCGTGGTGACGGGCGCGGTGGGGACGCTGGCCATCGTGGTGCTCTGGGCCTGGGGCTTCCCCGAGCTGCGGCGCGTGGACCGCCTGGAGACTGCGGCGCGGGGTGCGCAGCCCGAGCCTCGGGAAGCCGAGGCGCCTGCCTCACAGGCGGGGTGA
- a CDS encoding ABC transporter permease, producing the protein MHPLMVQYRAVVVKEVRQTARDKRVMALLTLAPLMQLFLLGFAVNFDVRHVPTVVVDRDRTAESRDYTRSLLAGDTLDLKAELSDEHAAEEALERGEASVALIIPRDFQKDVLKGQDARVQALVDGSDPTRSSVAGNAVAQFAVLRATQLASAQARRQGGVLPLAPVELVPRVLYNPELTTSVYVVPGIAAMLLLIVTTVIMAMGLSRERETGTLEQLQVTPLRPGILMAGKVTPFLLIGLVDVGLALCVGVWVFGVPLRGSLTLVAVATLFYLLSTLGVGLLIATVSRTQQQAFVGGFLFVLPAVLLSGVMSPIRAMPDWLAWVTYLNPVRYYVEVLRGVLLREARLTDLWLQLVLLAVFGVVMMAVAARRFRKTSA; encoded by the coding sequence ATGCATCCGCTGATGGTGCAGTACCGCGCCGTGGTGGTGAAGGAGGTGCGCCAGACGGCGCGGGACAAGCGCGTCATGGCCCTGCTGACGCTGGCGCCCCTGATGCAGTTGTTCCTGCTGGGCTTCGCGGTGAACTTCGACGTGCGCCATGTCCCCACGGTGGTGGTGGACCGGGACAGGACGGCGGAGAGCCGCGACTACACGCGCTCGCTGCTCGCCGGGGACACGCTGGACCTGAAGGCGGAGCTCTCCGACGAGCACGCCGCCGAGGAGGCGCTGGAGCGAGGCGAGGCCTCGGTCGCGCTCATCATCCCCCGCGACTTCCAGAAGGATGTGTTGAAGGGCCAGGACGCGCGGGTGCAGGCGCTGGTGGATGGCTCGGACCCGACGCGCTCGTCCGTCGCGGGGAACGCCGTGGCGCAGTTCGCGGTGCTGCGCGCGACCCAGCTCGCCTCGGCGCAGGCCCGGCGACAGGGCGGAGTCCTTCCCCTGGCTCCCGTGGAGCTGGTGCCGCGCGTGCTCTACAACCCGGAGCTGACCACGTCCGTGTACGTGGTGCCGGGCATCGCGGCGATGCTGCTGCTCATCGTCACCACCGTCATCATGGCCATGGGGCTGTCGCGCGAGCGCGAGACGGGGACGCTGGAGCAGTTGCAGGTGACGCCGCTGCGGCCTGGCATCCTGATGGCCGGCAAGGTGACGCCGTTCCTGCTCATCGGCCTGGTGGATGTGGGGCTCGCGCTGTGCGTGGGCGTGTGGGTCTTCGGGGTGCCACTGCGTGGCAGCTTGACGCTCGTCGCGGTGGCCACCCTCTTCTACCTGCTGTCCACGCTGGGCGTGGGGTTGCTCATCGCGACGGTGAGTCGCACGCAGCAGCAGGCGTTCGTCGGAGGCTTCCTCTTCGTGCTGCCGGCGGTGCTCCTGTCGGGGGTGATGAGCCCCATCCGGGCGATGCCGGACTGGCTCGCGTGGGTGACGTACCTGAACCCGGTGCGCTACTACGTGGAGGTGCTGCGTGGTGTGCTGCTGCGGGAGGCGAGGCTGACGGACTTGTGGCTGCAGTTGGTCCTGCTCGCCGTCTTCGGCGTCGTGATGATGGCCGTGGCGGCGCGGCGGTTCCGCAAGACGTCCGCCTGA
- a CDS encoding ABC transporter permease: MASTRANHRVGRILAMAEKEVLHIRRDLRTLYLALAMPVLMLVLFGFGISFDVDHLELAVVDQDRTDLSRELVRHVTASNEFVVSHEGTSPEEALSELRRGAVTGVLLLNKGFAEDVKRGGAQVQWLMDGSDGNTATQALAKAQALVQMAGQSMGGTVLLTAPPLEARVRTLFNPDARSAMFLVPGLAAYLLAIVAVLITALTVAREWERGSMEQLFATPVGRLEIIVGKLLPYLGIGLLQVLLVLTVGAWVFDVPVRGSLVVLGLGSVLFLVGMLGQGLLISVVTRNQVVATQVATMTSVLPSMLLSGFIFPIENLPTPLKLISTLIPARYFVATLRGVLLRGNGMNVLWPQLVALALFALFMLVLATRRFQRRLD; the protein is encoded by the coding sequence ATGGCCTCGACACGCGCGAATCATCGGGTGGGACGCATCCTCGCGATGGCGGAGAAGGAGGTGCTGCACATCCGGAGGGACCTCCGCACCCTGTACCTGGCCCTGGCGATGCCGGTGCTGATGTTGGTGCTGTTCGGCTTCGGCATCAGCTTCGACGTGGACCACCTGGAGCTGGCGGTGGTGGACCAGGACCGCACGGACCTGTCGCGCGAGCTGGTGCGCCACGTCACCGCCTCGAACGAGTTCGTCGTCTCGCATGAAGGCACCTCCCCCGAGGAGGCCCTGAGCGAGCTGCGCCGTGGCGCCGTGACAGGCGTGCTCCTCTTGAACAAGGGGTTCGCGGAGGACGTGAAGCGCGGCGGCGCGCAGGTGCAGTGGTTGATGGATGGCTCGGACGGCAACACGGCGACCCAGGCGCTCGCGAAGGCGCAGGCGCTGGTGCAGATGGCGGGACAATCGATGGGGGGCACGGTGCTGCTCACGGCGCCGCCGCTGGAGGCGCGGGTGCGGACGCTGTTCAACCCGGATGCGCGCTCGGCGATGTTCCTGGTGCCGGGGCTTGCCGCGTACCTGCTGGCCATCGTCGCGGTGCTCATCACCGCGCTGACGGTGGCTCGCGAGTGGGAGCGAGGCTCCATGGAGCAGCTCTTCGCCACGCCGGTGGGACGGCTGGAGATCATCGTCGGCAAGCTGTTGCCCTACCTGGGCATCGGCCTGCTCCAGGTGTTGCTGGTGCTGACGGTGGGGGCCTGGGTGTTCGACGTGCCGGTGCGCGGGAGCCTCGTGGTCCTGGGGTTGGGCTCGGTCCTGTTCCTGGTGGGGATGCTGGGCCAGGGGCTGCTCATCTCCGTGGTGACGCGCAACCAGGTGGTGGCGACGCAGGTGGCGACGATGACGTCGGTGCTGCCGTCGATGCTGCTGTCGGGGTTCATCTTCCCCATCGAGAACCTGCCGACGCCGCTGAAGCTCATCAGCACGTTGATTCCGGCGCGGTACTTCGTGGCGACGCTGCGCGGGGTGCTCCTGCGCGGCAATGGAATGAATGTGCTGTGGCCCCAGCTGGTGGCCCTGGCCCTGTTCGCGCTCTTCATGCTGGTGCTGGCGACCCGCCGCTTCCAGCGGCGCCTGGATTGA
- a CDS encoding ABC transporter ATP-binding protein — MTPAIEVRHLTRRFGAFTAVDDVSFDVGTGEIFGYLGANGAGKSTTIRMLCGLLKPTAGDARVAGFDVEREPERVKAGIGYMSQRFSLYLDLSVRANLEFFASAYGAHGKQLRARIGEMVERMQLDAVQDEVTGALPGGMQQRVALASAVLHKPRIVFLDEPTAGVDPVQRRSFWELIRDLASRGTTVFVTTHYMDEAENCARIGIMVDGKLVALDTPSGLKATHAPGRVLEVRGPNLSSALDSLRGMDGVLDVSRFGSGATVRVDPARLPPETLAGWLRARGVDPLELEDSAPTLDDVFLALTARAQRGDD; from the coding sequence ATGACTCCGGCCATCGAGGTGCGTCACCTGACGCGCAGGTTCGGTGCCTTCACCGCCGTGGATGACGTGAGCTTCGACGTGGGGACCGGCGAGATCTTCGGCTACCTGGGCGCGAACGGCGCGGGCAAGTCCACCACCATCCGCATGCTGTGTGGACTGCTGAAGCCCACGGCGGGAGACGCGCGGGTCGCGGGCTTCGACGTGGAGCGCGAGCCCGAGCGCGTGAAGGCCGGCATCGGCTACATGTCCCAGAGGTTCTCCCTCTACCTGGACCTGAGCGTGCGCGCGAACCTGGAGTTCTTCGCGTCCGCGTATGGCGCGCATGGGAAGCAGCTGCGCGCGCGCATCGGGGAGATGGTGGAGCGGATGCAGTTGGACGCCGTCCAGGACGAGGTGACGGGCGCCCTGCCCGGCGGCATGCAGCAGCGCGTGGCGCTGGCGAGCGCGGTGTTGCACAAGCCGCGCATCGTCTTCCTCGACGAGCCCACCGCGGGCGTGGACCCGGTGCAGCGCCGCTCCTTCTGGGAGCTGATTCGCGACCTCGCGTCCCGAGGCACCACCGTCTTCGTCACCACGCACTACATGGACGAGGCGGAGAACTGCGCCCGCATCGGCATCATGGTGGACGGGAAGCTGGTGGCGCTCGACACGCCTTCTGGGTTGAAGGCGACGCACGCGCCGGGGCGGGTGCTGGAGGTGCGCGGTCCGAACCTGTCCTCGGCGCTCGATTCGCTGCGCGGCATGGACGGGGTGCTGGATGTGAGCCGCTTCGGCTCGGGGGCCACGGTGCGGGTGGACCCGGCGCGGCTTCCGCCGGAGACGCTGGCCGGGTGGCTGCGGGCGCGGGGCGTGGACCCGTTGGAGCTCGAGGACTCGGCGCCGACGCTGGATGACGTGTTCCTGGCGCTCACGGCCCGCGCGCAGCGAGGGGATGACTGA
- a CDS encoding ABC transporter ATP-binding protein gives MSTCPDVDVSLEEVRRSFGKTPALRGVSLAVHPGEVYGLVGPDGAGKTTAIRLMAGLLLPDAGRVRMLGEDPANTRSSVRESLGLVPQRNTLYGDLSVDENLRFFARLFGLSREDFAERRERLLDITRLRRFTERRADALSGGMYKKLALACALLHRPRVLLLDEPTNGVDPVSRRELWELLYSLVHEGMTLLVSTPYMDEAARCHRVGLLYSGTLIAEGDPRALAREHGAAASNFEAVFLALVEKHPGGRAA, from the coding sequence ATGAGCACGTGCCCCGACGTCGACGTGTCCCTGGAGGAGGTCCGCCGGAGCTTCGGGAAGACCCCCGCGTTGCGGGGCGTGTCGCTGGCCGTGCATCCCGGCGAGGTCTACGGACTGGTGGGCCCGGATGGCGCGGGGAAGACGACGGCCATCCGATTGATGGCGGGGCTGCTGCTGCCGGACGCGGGGCGCGTGAGGATGCTCGGCGAGGACCCGGCGAACACCCGCTCGTCGGTGCGCGAGTCCCTGGGCCTGGTGCCCCAGCGCAACACCCTTTACGGCGACCTGAGCGTCGACGAGAACCTGCGCTTCTTCGCGCGGCTGTTCGGTCTGTCGCGCGAGGACTTCGCCGAGCGGCGCGAGCGACTGCTGGACATCACCCGCCTGCGCCGGTTCACGGAGCGGCGCGCGGATGCGCTGTCCGGAGGCATGTACAAGAAGCTGGCGCTGGCGTGCGCCCTGCTCCACCGCCCCCGCGTGCTGCTGCTGGACGAGCCCACCAATGGCGTGGACCCGGTGAGCCGCCGCGAGCTGTGGGAGTTGCTCTACTCGCTGGTCCATGAGGGCATGACGCTGCTGGTGTCCACGCCGTACATGGACGAGGCGGCCCGCTGCCATCGGGTGGGGCTGCTCTATTCGGGCACGCTCATCGCCGAGGGAGATCCCCGGGCGCTGGCGCGTGAGCATGGCGCCGCGGCGTCCAACTTCGAGGCCGTGTTCCTGGCCCTGGTCGAGAAGCACCCGGGCGGGAGGGCCGCATGA
- a CDS encoding HlyD family secretion protein, which yields MRRAVVLFVVLVVALATLLGVRILKDRRAAEGPAGGSGVVEGTAVDIRARINARVLSRQVEEGARVEKGAVLVTLDCTEPEAGLEEARARLSMAQAQADGARAAAVAAGRSSEAVAAQAEGSQAQIASLADQQGLAQRQAERLQKMGDATTEAALDQARAQAQSLEQQLAAARHASTAASRQARAATEQERASVQQAESALRAIQAAEATVRRAQVSVSECELRAPLSGTVETLALEVGELALPGAVVARLVDTHRPKATFYLPNAELAAARPGQSATVRADAYPDRTFNARVVTVAREAAFTPRNVQTRGDRDRLVYPIEVHIEAPADVLLPGMPVEITLGPVNDAAVAEQRP from the coding sequence ATGCGACGTGCCGTCGTGTTGTTCGTGGTCCTGGTGGTGGCGCTCGCCACGCTCCTGGGCGTGCGCATCCTGAAGGACCGACGGGCGGCGGAGGGACCCGCGGGAGGCTCGGGCGTGGTGGAGGGCACCGCGGTGGACATCCGCGCCCGCATCAATGCCCGCGTGTTGTCGCGGCAGGTGGAGGAAGGCGCCCGCGTGGAGAAAGGCGCGGTGCTCGTCACGCTCGACTGCACCGAGCCCGAGGCCGGACTGGAGGAGGCCCGCGCGAGGTTGTCCATGGCCCAGGCGCAGGCGGACGGGGCGCGAGCGGCGGCGGTGGCCGCGGGTCGCAGCAGCGAGGCGGTGGCGGCGCAGGCCGAGGGGAGCCAGGCGCAGATCGCCTCGCTGGCGGACCAGCAGGGGCTGGCCCAGCGTCAGGCGGAGCGGCTCCAGAAGATGGGCGACGCGACCACGGAGGCCGCGCTGGACCAGGCCCGCGCGCAGGCGCAGTCGTTGGAGCAGCAGCTCGCGGCGGCGCGCCACGCGAGCACGGCCGCGTCCCGTCAGGCGCGCGCGGCCACCGAGCAGGAGCGCGCGAGCGTGCAGCAGGCGGAGTCCGCGCTGCGCGCCATCCAGGCCGCGGAGGCCACGGTGCGACGGGCCCAGGTCTCCGTGTCGGAGTGCGAGCTGCGCGCGCCGTTGAGCGGGACGGTGGAGACGCTGGCGCTGGAGGTGGGTGAGCTCGCCCTGCCCGGCGCGGTGGTCGCGCGGCTGGTCGACACGCACCGTCCCAAGGCGACCTTCTATCTGCCGAACGCGGAGCTCGCGGCGGCGCGTCCGGGCCAGTCCGCGACGGTGCGCGCGGACGCGTATCCGGACCGCACCTTCAACGCCCGCGTGGTGACGGTGGCGCGCGAGGCCGCCTTCACGCCCCGCAACGTGCAGACGCGCGGCGACAGGGACCGGCTGGTCTATCCCATCGAGGTGCACATCGAGGCGCCCGCGGACGTGCTGCTGCCGGGCATGCCGGTGGAGATCACCCTGGGGCCGGTGAACGACGCGGCGGTGGCGGAGCAGCGGCCATGA
- a CDS encoding TetR/AcrR family transcriptional regulator, giving the protein MLDAALGVFLRYGFRKTSMDEVARAADISRQGLYLHFATKEELFQATLWHAMESSLQRAREGLTDESLSFEARLVRGFDAWMGHFVGSVGAGASDLSEVVNGTAAKEVIVQHEALFVEAVTKAVRASGLVAAYKPAGLSARQLVDTLNATARGLKHSGDTREAFVDGLTIAVRALCMPLGAAR; this is encoded by the coding sequence TTGCTGGACGCGGCGCTCGGCGTCTTCCTGCGCTACGGCTTTCGCAAGACGTCCATGGACGAGGTGGCCCGGGCCGCCGACATCTCGCGCCAGGGGCTGTACCTCCACTTCGCGACGAAGGAGGAGCTGTTCCAGGCCACCTTGTGGCACGCGATGGAGAGTTCACTCCAGCGGGCCCGGGAGGGCCTCACGGATGAGTCCCTCTCGTTCGAGGCCCGCCTGGTGCGCGGGTTCGACGCCTGGATGGGACACTTCGTGGGCAGCGTGGGCGCGGGGGCGTCGGACCTGAGCGAGGTGGTGAACGGCACCGCCGCGAAGGAGGTCATCGTCCAGCACGAGGCCCTGTTCGTGGAGGCGGTGACGAAGGCGGTGCGGGCCTCGGGGCTCGTGGCCGCCTACAAGCCGGCGGGACTGTCCGCCCGGCAGCTCGTGGACACGCTGAACGCCACGGCACGAGGACTCAAACACAGCGGCGACACACGCGAGGCCTTCGTCGATGGGTTGACCATCGCGGTGCGCGCGCTGTGCATGCCCTTGGGAGCAGCGCGATGA
- a CDS encoding MBL fold metallo-hydrolase, whose translation MKTRGTARRVLRRGAMGLGAALVLGTLFLVVDGYTAFGKRATGERRARMERSPQWKDGRFVNPQPLVNHYGEMFGGLLDASPHTNPEGPLAVEPIDPKRFQTPPASGLRVTWMGHSSQLVELDGLRILTDPVWSERVSPFTWAGPKRWFQPPIAMKDLPPIDAIVVSHDHYDHLDQPTMVALKEQTKAVFIVPLGVGAHLEYWGVPVDRIVELDWWERTKVGEVEIVATPARHASGRYLFDNDAKLWASYAFLGPTRRAWFSGDTGLFPAMKDIGEKLGPFDVTMIETGQYHRAWPDWHIGPEQAVLAHQMLRGQVMLPIHWALFGLAYHGWTEPAERVRAAATSASVTLLLPKPGQSVEPSAEPVREQWWPTLTWETAAQHPVLSTGMDGPVTVSSPGGKP comes from the coding sequence ATGAAGACACGAGGAACGGCTCGACGCGTGCTGCGTCGAGGGGCGATGGGACTGGGCGCGGCGCTGGTGCTGGGCACGCTCTTCCTGGTCGTGGATGGCTACACGGCCTTCGGCAAGCGGGCGACGGGGGAGCGCAGGGCGCGCATGGAGCGCTCGCCCCAGTGGAAGGACGGGCGCTTCGTGAACCCACAGCCCCTGGTGAACCACTATGGGGAGATGTTCGGAGGGCTGCTCGACGCCAGCCCCCACACGAACCCCGAGGGCCCGCTCGCCGTGGAGCCCATCGACCCGAAGCGCTTCCAGACGCCGCCCGCGTCGGGGCTGCGGGTGACGTGGATGGGGCACTCGTCGCAGCTGGTGGAGCTCGACGGCCTGCGCATCCTGACGGACCCGGTGTGGAGCGAGCGCGTGTCGCCCTTCACCTGGGCGGGTCCGAAGCGCTGGTTCCAGCCGCCCATCGCGATGAAGGACCTGCCGCCCATCGACGCCATCGTCGTCTCCCACGACCACTATGACCACCTGGACCAGCCGACGATGGTGGCGCTGAAGGAGCAGACGAAGGCGGTCTTCATCGTCCCGCTCGGCGTGGGTGCGCACCTGGAGTACTGGGGCGTGCCGGTGGACCGCATCGTGGAGCTCGACTGGTGGGAGCGCACGAAGGTGGGGGAGGTGGAGATCGTCGCCACGCCCGCGCGGCATGCGTCCGGCCGGTACCTGTTCGACAACGACGCCAAGCTCTGGGCCAGCTACGCCTTCCTGGGGCCCACGCGCCGCGCCTGGTTCTCCGGCGACACGGGCCTGTTCCCGGCGATGAAGGACATCGGCGAGAAGCTGGGGCCCTTCGACGTGACGATGATTGAGACGGGGCAGTACCACCGGGCGTGGCCGGACTGGCACATCGGTCCGGAGCAGGCGGTGCTGGCACACCAGATGCTACGGGGGCAGGTGATGCTGCCCATCCACTGGGCCCTCTTCGGGCTCGCCTACCACGGTTGGACGGAGCCCGCCGAGCGGGTGCGCGCGGCGGCCACCAGCGCCTCCGTGACGTTGCTGCTGCCCAAGCCCGGGCAGAGCGTGGAGCCGAGCGCGGAGCCCGTCCGCGAGCAGTGGTGGCCCACGCTGACGTGGGAGACGGCGGCGCAGCACCCCGTGCTGTCGACGGGCATGGACGGGCCCGTCACCGTGTCGTCGCCGGGAGGCAAGCCGTGA
- a CDS encoding NAD(P)H-binding protein: MKVVLFGATGMVGQGILRECLLAPDVEQVLAVVRSPTGQRHEKLREVLHQDFLDYGAIEASLQGYDTCFFCLGVSSAGMDEQAYSKVTYDVTLAAAGVLLRLNPTMTFIFVSGAGTDGTEKGRVMWARVKGRAENALLRMPFRAAYMFRPAFIQPLHGIVSRTRLYRALYAVLGPLYPVLKRLAPRFVTTTEAVGLAMLEAARSGAPKQVLENDDINALAARVAR, translated from the coding sequence GTGAAGGTGGTGCTCTTCGGCGCGACGGGCATGGTGGGGCAGGGCATCCTGCGGGAGTGCCTGCTCGCGCCGGACGTGGAGCAGGTGCTCGCCGTGGTGCGCTCCCCGACGGGCCAGCGACACGAGAAGCTCCGCGAGGTCCTCCACCAGGACTTCTTGGACTACGGCGCCATCGAGGCCTCGCTCCAGGGCTACGACACCTGCTTCTTCTGTCTGGGGGTGTCCTCCGCGGGGATGGATGAGCAGGCCTATTCGAAGGTGACCTATGACGTGACGCTGGCGGCGGCGGGCGTGCTCTTGCGCCTGAACCCGACGATGACGTTCATCTTCGTCTCCGGAGCGGGCACGGACGGTACGGAGAAGGGCCGCGTCATGTGGGCCCGCGTGAAGGGCCGCGCCGAGAACGCCCTCCTGCGCATGCCGTTCCGCGCGGCCTACATGTTCCGCCCCGCCTTCATCCAGCCCCTGCACGGCATCGTGTCGAGGACGCGGCTCTATCGCGCGCTCTACGCGGTGCTCGGCCCGCTCTATCCGGTGCTCAAGCGACTCGCGCCCCGGTTCGTGACGACCACCGAGGCGGTGGGACTCGCCATGCTGGAGGCGGCGCGGTCCGGCGCGCCCAAGCAGGTGTTGGAGAACGACGACATCAACGCGCTCGCGGCCCGCGTCGCGCGCTGA